Proteins encoded in a region of the Tripterygium wilfordii isolate XIE 37 chromosome 21, ASM1340144v1, whole genome shotgun sequence genome:
- the LOC119990007 gene encoding histone H2B.2 has product MAPKADKKPAEKAPAAEKKPRAEKKLPKEAPVSAEKKKKKAKKSVETYKIYIFKVLKQVHPDIGISSKAMGIMNSFINDIFEKLAQESSRLARYNKKPTITSREIQTAVRLVLPGELAKHAVSEGTKAVTKFTSS; this is encoded by the coding sequence ATGGCACCAAAGGCGGACAAGAAGCCGGCGGAGAAGGCCCCAGCAGCCGAGAAAAAGCCGAGAGCGGAGAAGAAGTTGCCGAAGGAGGCGCCAGTCTCggcggagaagaagaagaagaaggccaAGAAGAGCGTGGAGACGTACAAGATCTACATCTTCAAGGTTCTAAAGCAGGTGCATCCAGATATCGGGATCTCGAGCAAGGCGATGGGGATCATGAACAGCTtcatcaatgatatctttgagaAACTCGCACAGGAGTCTTCCAGGCTCGCTCGCTACAACAAGAAGCCAACCATTACCTCTCGCGAGATCCAGACTGCTGTCAGGCTGGTGCTCCCCGGTGAACTCGCCAAGCACGCCGTCTCTGAAGGCACCAAGGCCGTCACAAAGTTTACTAGCTCTTAG
- the LOC119989884 gene encoding protein BTR1-like — MESNDSSYVSSPEAPRRRSPPPPKSPTSDSAEKQTYIRFLVSNAAAGSVIGKGGSTINDFQSQSGARIQLSRNQEFFPGTTDRIIMISGIFDDVLKAMELVLGKLLSELRSEEGSDAEPRTRVKIIVPNSSCGGIIGKGGSTIKSFIEDSQAGIKISPQDNNFYGFSDRLVTLTGTLDEQMRAIELILSKLSEDSHYVQSINAPFAYPVAHHNSMGYGPSAAVGKFQNNKEDHFDSMTIGVSDSHIGLVVGRGGRNIMEISQVSGAKIKVSDRGDFMTGTTDRKVTITGPPRAIHTAESMIMQKVAYAAEKAMD; from the exons ATGGAGTCGAACGATTCATCATACGTGTCTTCACCGGAGGCTCCAAGGAGGAGATCTCCACCACCACCGAAATCACCGACTTCAG ATTCTGCTGAGAAGCAAACATATATTAGGTTTCTTGTTTCAAATGCTGCAGCTGGTTCTGTCATTGGAAAAGGTGGCTCAACGATAAATGATTTTCAGTCGCAATCTGGAGCCCGAATCCAGCTGTCACGCAATCAAGAATTTTTTCCAGGAACCACTGATCGGATAATTATGATATCTGGAATATTTGATGATGTGCTAAAAGCTATGGAACTTGTTCTTGGAAAATTGTTGAGTGAG CTTCGCAGCGAAGAAGGCAGTGATGCTGAACCAAGAACAAGAGTGAAAATAATTGTTCCAAATAGTTCTTGTGGTGGCATAATTGGGAAAGGAGGGTCGACAATAAA GTCATTTATTGAAGACTCTCAAGCTGGGATTAAGATATCTCCTCAAGACAATAACTTTTATGGATTCAGTGACAGGCTTGTGACACTTACAGGCACTCTAGATGAGCAAATGCGTGCTATTGAATTGATTTTATCTAAGCTATCTGAAGATTCTCACTACGTCCAAAGTATAAATGCCCCTTTTGCATATCCAG TGGCCCATCACAATTCAATGGGTTATGGACCAAGTGCTGCTGTAGGGAAGTTTCAGAATAATAAG GAGGATCACTTTGACTCCATGACAATTGGTGTCTCTGACAGTCACATTGGGTTGGTTGTTGGTCGGGGTGGGAGGAATATCATGGAAATCAGCCAG GTTAGTGGAGCCAAGATAAAAGTATCGGACAGAGGTGATTTCATGACTGGAACGACTGACAG GAAAGTCACAATCACCGGACCTCCTAGAGCAATCCACACAGCTGAGTCCATGATTATGCAGAAAGTGGCCTATGCTGCGGAAAAGGCAATGGATTAG
- the LOC119989967 gene encoding putative glycine-rich cell wall structural protein 1 translates to MASSSKLIIAGAFLALLLLDVAFAARVPKGVLNGSGGGGGGGGSGGGGGGGSGGYGSGYGSGSGYGSGGGIGGGGGGGGGRGGGGGGGVGGGSGYGSGYGSGYGSGSGYGSGGGGGGGGGGGGGGGGGGGGNGSGYGSGYGSGYGSGYGGGSGSHQWP, encoded by the coding sequence ATGGCTAGTTCTTCAAAGCTGATCATAGCTGGGGCGTTCTTGGCTTTGCTCCTTTTGGACGTTGCTTTTGCTGCTAGGGTACCTAAGGGGGTGCTGAACGGAagtggaggtggaggaggaggaggaggaagtggtggtggtggtggtggagggtcAGGTGGGTATGGATCAGGGTATGGGTCAGGATCCGGATACGGGTCTGGTGGTGGAATAggaggtggtggaggtggtggtggtggtagaggaggaggaggaggaggtggagtgGGTGGTGGATCCGGGTATGGGTCTGGGTATGGATCTGGATATGGAAGTGGATCCGGATAtggaagtggtggtggtggaggaggaggaggaggcgggggcgggggcgggggtggaggtggaggtggtaaCGGTTCCGGATATGGTAGCGGATATGGGTCGGGTTATGGGAGCGGGTACGGAGGTGGATCAGGAAGTCATCAGTGGCCATGA